GTCCGACTGCCGGACGACGACCTCGATCCCGAGCTCCTTCGCGGTCCGCTCGCACAGCGCGACGAGGTCGTCGTGCGTGGTCGAACCGTAGACCTCGGGCTGACGCTTCCCGAGCCGACCCAGATTGGGGCCGTTGACGACCTGGACCCTCACAGCAGCACCGTCCCGCCGCTCGGGCTCGCGTCCCGCGCGATCGCGCCGTACGCGGCGACGAGCAGCGACGGATCCGGGCCCTCGAGCCGGCCCGGCTTGGCAAGGCCGTCGAGCACGACGAACCGCAGCAGACCCGCACGATTCTTCTTGTCGGTCTGCATGCCCTTCAGCAGGTCCGCGAACGCATCCCCGTCGTACGTGGTGGGTAGGCCGACGAGCTCGAGGATCGACCGGTGCCGGTCGGCAGTGGCATCGTCGAGACGACCCGCCAGGCGACCGAGTTCCGCGGCGTACACCAGGCCGACGGCCACCGCGGCGCCGTGACGCCAGCGGTAGCGCTCACGCCGCTCGATCGCGTGGCCGAGCGTGTGACCGTAGTTGAGGATCTCGCGCAGGCTCGACTCCTTGAGGTCCGCCGCGACGACCCTGGCCTTGACCTCGACCGAGCGGCGGATCAGCTCGGGAAGGACGGTTCCGGTCGGATCCAGTGCGGCCTCGGGGTCGGCCTCGATGAGGTCCAGGATCACCGGGTCGGCGATGAAACCGGTCTTGATGACCTCCGCCATGCCCGCGACGATCTCGTTGCGCGGCACGGTCTCCAGCGTCGCGAGGTCGATCAGGACCGCGGACGGCTCATGGAACGCGCCGACCAGGTTCTTGCCGGCCTCGGTGTTGATGCCGGTCTTGCCGCCGACGGCGGCATCGACCATCGCCAGCAGCGTCGTGGGCACGTGCACGATCCGCACACCGCGCATCCACGTCGCGGCCACGAAACCGGCGAGGTCGGTGGCGGCGCCGCCACCGAGGCTGACGATCGCGTCGCTGCGCGTCAGGCCGATGCGGCCGAGCACCTCCCAGCAGAAGCCCGCGACCGCGAGGTCCTTGCCGTCCTCGGCGTCCGGGATCTCGATGCGGTGCGCATCGATTCCCTTCTCCGCCAGAGCCGATCGCACCGCTTCCGCGGTCTCGGCGAGCGGCGGCTGGTGGAAGATCGCCACCGTGCGGGTGCCCTCGAGCTCCTCGACGAGCTCACCGAGCAGACCCCGCCCGATGATCACCGGGTAGGGATCTGCCGTTGCCACCTCGACGCGTACCGGTTCGGTCACTTCTCTACTGCTCCGCTTCTGTCTCGTCGTGTGCCGGGGCGCCCGGTGCGGGCCCGTCGGTCAACTTCGTCACCAACTGCTGGACCACCCGGCTCGGGCTCCGGCTGTCGGTTCGTACCCGGATGGTCGCCACCTGCCGGTACAGCGGCCGGCGACGGCGCATCAGTGCGTGGTACTTCGCCTTGGGGTCGCCCCCGTTCAGCAGTGGCCGTCCCGTGGTCGCACCGGTCCGCTTGAGGCCCTCCGCGACGCTGATCTCCAGATACACCACGGTATGCCCGGACAGCCGGGAACGGGTGAGTTCGGAGAGGATCGCGCCGCCGCCGAGGGACAGGATCCCGTCGTGCGATTCGAGCGCCTCCCCGACCACCTGCTCCTCGATCTCCCGGAAGTACGGTTCCCCGTCCGCGGCGAAGATCTCCGGGATGGTGCGCCCGGTCCTGCGCTCGATCTCGACGTCGGTGTCGAGCAGCTCGAGATCGAGCGCCAGCGCGAGCCGTCGACCGATGGTCGACTTGCCCGCGCCCGGCGGCCCGATCAGGACTGCGCGCGGTGTCATCCGATCACCGGGGCTGACGCGCCGCGATGCCGTCGACGTACCGCTGGAAATTCGAGCGGGTCTCGGCGATCGAGTCGCCACCGAACTTGTCGAGCGCCGCCTGCGCCACGACGAGCGCAACCATCGCCTCGGCGACGACACCGGCAGCCGGGACCGCGCAGACATCGGAGCGCTGGTGGATCGCGACTGCTTCCTCGCCGGTCGACATGTCGACGGTGGACAGCGCCCGCGGGACGGTGGAGATCGGCTTCATCGCGGCGCGCACCCGCAACGCCTCGCCGTTCGTCATGCCGCCTTCGAGGCCGCCGGCGCGGTTGGTCGAGCGGAGGACGCCGTCGGGCCCCGGACGCATCTCGTCGTGCGCGGCGCTGCCGCGGCGGCGGGCGGTCTCGAAACCGTCGCCGACCTCGACACCCTTGATCGCCTGGATGCCCATGAGGGCGGCAGCGAGCTTGGAGTCGAGGCGGTCCGCGCCGCTGATGAAGGAGCCCAGCCCGACCGGGAGGCCATGGACAACCACCTCGACGACACCGCCGAGGGTGTCGCCGTCCTTCTTGGCGGCCTCGATCTCGGCGATCATCGAAGCTTCTGCCGTTTCGCCGAAAGCCCGAACAGGGCTGGCGTCGATCGCCTCGAGGTCACCGGCCTGCGGACCCGGGCCGACGTACGGATCGGACGCGCCGATCGAGATGACGTGCGAGAGGACCTCGACGCCGAAGAGCTGACGCAGGAACTGACGGGCGACGGTGCCGGCGGCGACACGAGCCGCGGTCTCGCGGGCGCTGGCGCGCTCGAGGACCGGGCGGGCGTCGTCGAACCCGTACTTGAGCATGCCCGAGTAGTCGGCGTGCCCGGGACGCGGACGGGTGAGCGGCGCGTTGCGCGCCTGACCGGCGAGTTCGGCCTCGTCCACCGGGTCGGCGGACATGATGGTCTCCCACTTGGGCCATTCGGTGTTGCCGACCTCGACGGCGATCGGGCCACCGAGGGTGCGGCCGTGACGGACGCCGCCGATGATCGTGACCTTGTCGGCCTCGAACTTCATGCGGGCGCCGCGGCCGTAGCCGAGGCGGCGGCGCGCAAGCTGCGCCGCGATGTCGTCGGACGTCACCTCGACGCCGGCGACCATCCCCTCGAGCATGGCTACGAGGGCGGGACCATGGGACTCTCCAGCAGTTATCCAGCGCAACACATCCAGCATCTTTCCACGTCCGTAGCGCCCGCTTCGACAGTGGGCCGTTCCCGGCCGCGCCGCCGCTCCTGTCACAGGCACCACAGGGCCACCGCGGTCGCCGCACACATCGACGGACCGTGCGCGATCGGGTCGCCGACGCGCCGCCGCGCCACGCCGACGAGCGCGCTGAGTACCGGGGCCAGGGCGGCCGCGGCCAACCATGCGGATGCACCCGCCATCCCGGTCACGGCGCCCAGACCGACAGCGAGTTTGACGTCGCCGGCGCCCATCCCGGACGGCGCCACCAGGTGCAGCATCAGGTAGGACCCGGCCAGCATCAGGGCACCGGCCACCGCACCCCGCGCCTCCCCCGTGCCGAGAGCGAACCCGACGATCGCTGCGCCGCCGGGCAGGGTGAGCACGTTCGGCAGCCGACGCACGCGCAGGTCGACGACGCTCGCCGCCAGCATCCACCACACGAGCGCGAGCGCGGGCACCAGCGCCGGCGACCATCCCACCCGCAGCGTGACGGCCGCGAACCCGACGGCGCACGCACCCTCGCACCACCCGACCGGGATCGGAGCGTCGCGCGTGAACCCGGCCAGCAGCCGACGGGTTCCGTACCCGGTCAGTCCACCGGTGAGCAGCCCCACGACGATCCACCACATGCCGCGAGGATGGTCCACCGGCCGGACGAGAGATCGCCGACGACGGCGCCGGAGAACAAGTCTGTGGATGGACGAGCGGCTGTGGACGGACGCCGGAGGCCCGACCCCGGCTACCGGATCGCCGCCGCCATGGCTTCGCGCGGCGCGGGCATGCCCGTGAACTGTTCGACCTGCCCGTACGCCTGGTTGAGCAGCATCGCCAGTCCCCCGACGACCGTGCCGCCGGCGCGTTCGACGGACTCGGCGAGCGGGGTCGGCCACGGGTTGTAGATGGCGTCGAGCACGAACCGTGCCCGGCCGATCACGTCCGCGTACGGCGCCGCCCCCGCCGCGGGCACGGTGCTGACCAGCGCGGCGGAGTCGGCGCACAGGTCGCCGAGTCGGTCGTCGTCGAACGTCACGTGCCGCACGGACAGCCCCACCGCCTCGGCGCACACCAGGGTGGGCCGCGCACGGTCCGCGTCCCGCGCAACGACCGTCACCGCCGCCACCCCCATGTCCGCGAGCGCGACGAGCGCCGGGCGGGCGGTTCCGCCGGCACCGACCACGACGGCCGAGCCCCCGGTGAGGTCGCCGACGCCACCGTCGACGAGAGCGCCACGGACGCCGTCGACGTCGGTGCAGTCGGCCCGCCAGCCGTCGTCGATGCGGACGAGGGTGTTGGCCGACCCAATCGTCACGGCCCGCGCGGTGCGCTCGGTCGCGAACTCGAGCGCCGCGACCTTGCCGGGCATCGTCACCGACAGCCCGACCCATTCGGGTCCCAGCCCGGACACGAGGCCGGGCAACTGCTCGCCGGTGCACTCGATCCGCTCGTACGTCCAGCCGGAAAGCCCCAACGCGGCATAGGCCGCGAGGTGCAGCTGCGGGGACTTCGAATGCGAGATCGGGCTGCCCAGAACCGCCGCCTTACGCGCCGACACGTCGATCACCTTCCACTGTCGAGGATGCCGCTCCGCTGAGCCAACTCGATGTTCGCGAGATGCTCGTTGTAGTCGCGGGTGAAGAGCGTGGTGCCCTTCTTGTCGATCGTCACGAAGTACAGGTAGTCGCCCGGAGCCGGATTCTCCACGGCGCGAAGCGCATTGATGCTCGGCGACGAGATCGGCGTGGCGGGCAGGCCCGGCATGGCGTACGTGTTCCACGGTGTGGCCCGGGCGCGGTCCGCGTCGGTGGTGGCGACCTCGGTGGTGTCGAGGGCGTAGTTCACGGTCGAGTCGAACTGGAGCGGCTGGTTCACCGCGAGGCGGTTGACGACCACCCGAGCGACCTTGTCGAAGTCGGCGGGCATTCCCTCACGTTCGACGAGCGACGCGACGACGAGCATCTGGTACGGGCCCAGCCCGACGTGGGTACCGGCAGTTTTGATGCCGGTGGATTCGTAGCTCTCCGCGCTGGCACTCACGAGCTGGTGCAGGATCTGCACCGGCGTCTGCGTGGGATCGAAATCCCAACTGCCGGCGGCGATCAACCCCTCGAGCTGACGATCCCGGTCCGGGACGTTCGCGACCTGTGCGCGCGCCCAGTCCGGCACGCCGAGCGCGGTGAGGTCGGCGCCGGCGCCCGCCTGGTTGAGCTGGTCGTAGCTGATGCACTTGGGGGCGTTCACCGAACCGACACAGCTGGCCTCCGCGATCAGGGTGTAGATGCCCTTCTTGACCGCACCGGTCTGGACGTCGCGGGTGTCGTGCAACTGCCGGCCCTCGGAGATCACCAGCTGCCCGACACGCGCCTTCGGCGAGACCAGCGCCGACACCGCATCGGCGCCCGAGATCTGGGTGGCGATCGAGTAGTAGCCGGGCTGAAGCGAATTCATGGCGTCGTTGCGGAGCGCGGCCCGGTAGAACGCGCCCTCGCTCTTGACGACGTCCTTGGTGGCCATCTCGTTCGCGATCTGCTCCGCGGTGTCGCCGGAGTGCACCTGGACGACCACGTCGGGGCCACCCGGACCGGCGTAGTCGGCGACGTCGCGGCCGCTGATCTGGTCGTACACGGCGACGGCGGCGGCGCCCATGCCGCCGAGGAGGACCGCACCGGCGAGAACGCCGATGACCCGGCCACGGCGCTTGCGACGCGCCACCTCGCGCATGCGCCGCATCTCACCCCGGCTCACCGGCTGGGCACCGACCGCGGTCGGCAGGGCCCGGCGGCGCGCGTCGGAGTACTGGTACTCGTCGTACTCGGGTTCGTAGCCGTACCCGGCGTCGGAACCGTGGGTCTCGTAACCGTGGGTGTCGTACCCCTCGGTCTCGTAGCCCTGGGCGTCGTAACCGTGGGCGTCGTAACCATCGGCGCCGTAGGCCTCGTGGCCGTGGTCCGCCGGATACCCGTACCGGTCGCCGCGATCGTGATCGGCGGATCGGTCGTAGTCGTAGTAGCCGTGATCACCCGCGTAACCGGGGGTCGACTCGAACTCGGGACGGCCCGGCGGTTGGCGATGATCGTTCACAGGCCGCCCTCCGTGGGCCGGCCACTACTGTCCGAGTCCGTCACGTTCACCGCTCTGCTCCGCTCGTCCAACCATCCCTGCAAGATCGCCACCGCAGCCGCCTGATCGATCATCGGCCGCTGGCCCTTCGCCCGGACTCCGCTCTCGCGCAATGCCCGCGACGCGGTGACCGTCGTCAGCCGCTCGTCGGCCATGCGAACCGGGATCGGGTCGATGCCACGCTGCAGTCGCCGGGCGAAGGCAGACGCGATTGCCGCGGCCTTGCCGCGTTCGCCGCGCAGGGTCTGCGGCAGACCGACGATAACCTCGACGGCCTCGTACTCCTGGACAAGCGCGACAATCCGCCGGATGTCCGGCGCGTCGGGCCCCTTCTCCTTGGACCGGGCAACCGTCTCCACCGGCGTCGCGAGGATGCAGTCGGGATCGCACGACGCGACCCCGATCCGCACGCTGCCGACGTCGACGGCGATGCGGCGCCCGCGCCCGGGGTCGTCGACCCCGGGGTGATCGGGCCCCGACGGTGCAGGGCGGTCGGGACCCGACTCGGCCGGGGGCACCGCTAGGAGTTTCCTGCCAGCTCGGCGACCCGTCCCCGCACGCCCTCGAGCGCGGCGGGGATGCCCGACACGTCCGAGCCGGAGCCCTGCGCCATGTCGGCCTTGCCGCCGCCCCGTCCGCCGATCTGCGGGCCGAAGCTCGACACCAGCTCGCCGGCCTTGATGCCGAGATCCTGGGCGGCCTTGGTCGCGGCGACG
This genomic stretch from Prescottella soli harbors:
- the aroB gene encoding 3-dehydroquinate synthase; translated protein: MTEPVRVEVATADPYPVIIGRGLLGELVEELEGTRTVAIFHQPPLAETAEAVRSALAEKGIDAHRIEIPDAEDGKDLAVAGFCWEVLGRIGLTRSDAIVSLGGGAATDLAGFVAATWMRGVRIVHVPTTLLAMVDAAVGGKTGINTEAGKNLVGAFHEPSAVLIDLATLETVPRNEIVAGMAEVIKTGFIADPVILDLIEADPEAALDPTGTVLPELIRRSVEVKARVVAADLKESSLREILNYGHTLGHAIERRERYRWRHGAAVAVGLVYAAELGRLAGRLDDATADRHRSILELVGLPTTYDGDAFADLLKGMQTDKKNRAGLLRFVVLDGLAKPGRLEGPDPSLLVAAYGAIARDASPSGGTVLL
- a CDS encoding shikimate kinase, with protein sequence MTPRAVLIGPPGAGKSTIGRRLALALDLELLDTDVEIERRTGRTIPEIFAADGEPYFREIEEQVVGEALESHDGILSLGGGAILSELTRSRLSGHTVVYLEISVAEGLKRTGATTGRPLLNGGDPKAKYHALMRRRRPLYRQVATIRVRTDSRSPSRVVQQLVTKLTDGPAPGAPAHDETEAEQ
- the aroC gene encoding chorismate synthase yields the protein MLRWITAGESHGPALVAMLEGMVAGVEVTSDDIAAQLARRRLGYGRGARMKFEADKVTIIGGVRHGRTLGGPIAVEVGNTEWPKWETIMSADPVDEAELAGQARNAPLTRPRPGHADYSGMLKYGFDDARPVLERASARETAARVAAGTVARQFLRQLFGVEVLSHVISIGASDPYVGPGPQAGDLEAIDASPVRAFGETAEASMIAEIEAAKKDGDTLGGVVEVVVHGLPVGLGSFISGADRLDSKLAAALMGIQAIKGVEVGDGFETARRRGSAAHDEMRPGPDGVLRSTNRAGGLEGGMTNGEALRVRAAMKPISTVPRALSTVDMSTGEEAVAIHQRSDVCAVPAAGVVAEAMVALVVAQAALDKFGGDSIAETRSNFQRYVDGIAARQPR
- a CDS encoding A24 family peptidase, with translation MWWIVVGLLTGGLTGYGTRRLLAGFTRDAPIPVGWCEGACAVGFAAVTLRVGWSPALVPALALVWWMLAASVVDLRVRRLPNVLTLPGGAAIVGFALGTGEARGAVAGALMLAGSYLMLHLVAPSGMGAGDVKLAVGLGAVTGMAGASAWLAAAALAPVLSALVGVARRRVGDPIAHGPSMCAATAVALWCL
- a CDS encoding shikimate dehydrogenase, which translates into the protein MIDVSARKAAVLGSPISHSKSPQLHLAAYAALGLSGWTYERIECTGEQLPGLVSGLGPEWVGLSVTMPGKVAALEFATERTARAVTIGSANTLVRIDDGWRADCTDVDGVRGALVDGGVGDLTGGSAVVVGAGGTARPALVALADMGVAAVTVVARDADRARPTLVCAEAVGLSVRHVTFDDDRLGDLCADSAALVSTVPAAGAAPYADVIGRARFVLDAIYNPWPTPLAESVERAGGTVVGGLAMLLNQAYGQVEQFTGMPAPREAMAAAIR
- the mltG gene encoding endolytic transglycosylase MltG, which produces MNDHRQPPGRPEFESTPGYAGDHGYYDYDRSADHDRGDRYGYPADHGHEAYGADGYDAHGYDAQGYETEGYDTHGYETHGSDAGYGYEPEYDEYQYSDARRRALPTAVGAQPVSRGEMRRMREVARRKRRGRVIGVLAGAVLLGGMGAAAVAVYDQISGRDVADYAGPGGPDVVVQVHSGDTAEQIANEMATKDVVKSEGAFYRAALRNDAMNSLQPGYYSIATQISGADAVSALVSPKARVGQLVISEGRQLHDTRDVQTGAVKKGIYTLIAEASCVGSVNAPKCISYDQLNQAGAGADLTALGVPDWARAQVANVPDRDRQLEGLIAAGSWDFDPTQTPVQILHQLVSASAESYESTGIKTAGTHVGLGPYQMLVVASLVEREGMPADFDKVARVVVNRLAVNQPLQFDSTVNYALDTTEVATTDADRARATPWNTYAMPGLPATPISSPSINALRAVENPAPGDYLYFVTIDKKGTTLFTRDYNEHLANIELAQRSGILDSGR
- the ruvX gene encoding Holliday junction resolvase RuvX, whose amino-acid sequence is MPPAESGPDRPAPSGPDHPGVDDPGRGRRIAVDVGSVRIGVASCDPDCILATPVETVARSKEKGPDAPDIRRIVALVQEYEAVEVIVGLPQTLRGERGKAAAIASAFARRLQRGIDPIPVRMADERLTTVTASRALRESGVRAKGQRPMIDQAAAVAILQGWLDERSRAVNVTDSDSSGRPTEGGL